In Streptomyces sp. P9-A4, the genomic window ACGACCTATCAGTGCACGCTCCGTGACGACCTCTCGTTCTCCGACGGGCGCAAGGTCACCGTCGAGGACGTCAAGTACTCCTTCGAGCGGATGCTGCGCATCAAGACGGACGTCGGTCCGCAGCCCCTCTTCCCGACGCTGAAGAGCGTCTCGGCCGAGGGCCGCACCGTCACCTTCCACCTGAGTGCCCGGGACGCCACGTTCCCGCTGAAGGTGGCCACGGGTGCCGGTTCGATCGTCGACAAGGACAAGTACCCGGCGAACAAGCTGCGCTCGGGCGCGGCGGTCGACGGCTCGGGGCCGTACGTCCTCAAGGAGTACAAGGAGGGCGAGTCCGCGCTCCTGGAGCCCAACCCGAACTACAGGGGCGCCGTCGTCAAGAAGGGCGGCCCGGTACTCGTGAAGTACTTCGGGCAGTCCGAGGACCTCGCCGACGCCTGGAAGTCGAAGGACGTCCAGGTGACGCACCGGCAGCTCCCGCCGAACTTCCTCTCGTCCCTGGACAGCAAGGACGGGACGCGCGTCACCGAGGCGGAGAGCGCGGAGATCCGCAACCTGGTCTTCAACGTCCGGCCGGGCACGCCCATGGCGGACAAGGCCGTCCGGCAGGCGGTCGCCGCGGTCCTCGACCGCCCGGAGATCACCACGGGCGCGTACAAGGGCACGGTCGAGCCGCTGTACTCGCTCATCCCGCAGGGCTTCGTCGGGCACAGCACCGCCTTCTACGACGCCTACCCGGAGCCGAACGTCAAGACGGCGAAGAAGCTCCTGAAGGCCGCCGGGATCGAGACCCCGGTGAAGTTCACCTTCGGTTTCCGCAAGGACGCCACCTACGCCGCCGAGACCGCCGAGATCAAGCGGCAGCTGGAGGAGACCGGCCTCTTCGAGGTCGAGACGGTGGAGATCAAGTGGACGGAGTTCCAGAAGGCGTACGCGAAGGGCACCTATGACGCGTACACCGTCGGCTGGCTCCCCGACTTCCCCGACTCCGACAGCTTCACCGCGCCGCTCGTCGGTACCGAGAACACCCTGCACAACACGTTCTCCAGCAAGCGGATCGACGGGCTGATCTCGTCG contains:
- a CDS encoding ABC transporter substrate-binding protein, with protein sequence MRSTVRLRILITCGVLVAAGVGGWQLLPSDTGRTDPISVGTTDAVTSLDPAGAYDAGSWAMYSNVFQSLLTFKPGFTTPVPDAAESCKFVGTKLTTYQCTLRDDLSFSDGRKVTVEDVKYSFERMLRIKTDVGPQPLFPTLKSVSAEGRTVTFHLSARDATFPLKVATGAGSIVDKDKYPANKLRSGAAVDGSGPYVLKEYKEGESALLEPNPNYRGAVVKKGGPVLVKYFGQSEDLADAWKSKDVQVTHRQLPPNFLSSLDSKDGTRVTEAESAEIRNLVFNVRPGTPMADKAVRQAVAAVLDRPEITTGAYKGTVEPLYSLIPQGFVGHSTAFYDAYPEPNVKTAKKLLKAAGIETPVKFTFGFRKDATYAAETAEIKRQLEETGLFEVETVEIKWTEFQKAYAKGTYDAYTVGWLPDFPDSDSFTAPLVGTENTLHNTFSSKRIDGLISSTQQYSDRSRATGDFKAIQSEVATDVPLVPLWQKKDYVLSAEAVAGSQYLTDGTGIWRLWELSWI